The DNA sequence aaaaaaaaaaaaaaactacaatgtTAAGTTTGTGTATTTTCTTTTGCCAACAATTTTAACTCTTTAGTCTGTTGATAGGTTGTTGAGCAAACAGTTGAAGTGGGAACTCAAACTGCTGTTACCTTAAAGGGCCAAGTGAGTGTGTTCACCTATTGTCTCTATTATCTCTCATTTCAAGAGTTTAGAGACTAAACATTGTTCGACTTGAAAACTTGCAGACTGACCAAATGGGCCGCATTGTGAATGAGCTGGACACAATTCAGTTTTCAATTAAGAAGGCCTCTCAGCTTGTAAAGGAGATTGGTAGACAGGTTAGTTGAGATCCCGCCCCCGAAATACTCAacttgtatatttttttaacaaaaactaATTTCTCTCTCCAATATTTTTCAGGTGGCAACAGATAAATGCATCatgctttttcttttgcttattGTAATTGGTGTAATAGCAATTATTGTTGTGAAGGTATGCTCTTTGATTCATTTATCTATTGGTCTTCTACCCATTTTACGCATTTTTTATGATACTTGGAAGTCGCACATTAAGTTACAAAGATATCCGCAGAGTTGTATTTTAGGAACTGTTTGTGGGGGAAATTTGTTTATGAGTTTGGAAAGTGATTTCTGACGGATTGTGAACCATGCTATCTATTTTCCTCTCCCTCAAAGTAGTTAGTAATGTATGGAAAATTCATGCTTTCCTTCTCAGACGTGTGTTCAAAATCGTCctggaaaaaaattaaaagtttagAAACGACTACATCTGTTGCTAACTGTAATGTCTGTTTACATTTCAGATTGTGAACCCTGGCAATAAAAACATCAGGGATATCCCTGGATTGGCACCGCCTGCCGCAAGGAGGCTTTTGTCACTGAGTCCTCTGCGACAGTTGGAATAGTTTCCTCTTCCTTTACAAGATTCAAATTTTCCGATATAGTTACTATGATTCGAGTTCTGGGGGATGCAGAGGACGCTAAGAGGAATAGTTGCGTTGGTCGGTTTTTTCTTTATACATTATTCTTGCCCGAGTTGTGCATAAAGTTTGTGATTCTCTATGTAAATCACGCGTGAGTCTTTTTTTTCGCTTCGGTTTGAATGGCCAGCCACGGTTGTACTTCGTTCTATATGTACTCACCATGGAGATGTATTGCCTTTCAATCTTGTATGCACgctattttctttcaatttcttgTGAATGTCGGAGCCGCTTGTTGCAATTTCTCTACCGTTTTTCCAGAACAATATAACTCACATAATTGAGACACAATCCGTAACATCTAAGACTACTCATGAAACAGAGCTCATGTTCTAACCACTCGACAACTATGGGTCCTAAGCTACCGTCTACAAATTTCAACCGGCAAATCATGcattcacttcctaaaactgaAAGCAATACAATGAATTGCCCCCGTGGTTCGGCGCGTTAAATCTGTTCCCTGGAAAGAATTAAGGGTCTAGAGTTTGAAAAGAATCTGCATACTCCGTTTCTGGAGTTTCCTTTCCCAAACATCATACACGAGTTCGTGAATCATGCAGCATAGTTGCCAGCCTGTGTTCGTCCAATGTGAGACAATCTTGTTGATTGAGTTAAGGGTGTTTCTTCATCAACACCATCGGAGGCTGAACCAGTCCCTCCAGGGACAAAAATATCAGAGGCCTTTTTCTCCAACTTCCAATCCTGTATAGGCCCGCACACAAAACCACGTGTCACAAAAAACATAAGGGGATCAAGGACTCCATAAAGAAATCAAATTCTGGAGAAAGCAAACCTTTGATACTCTCTCGGGAATGCTTTCTGAAGGTAGCTGAGATGCACGAACATCCTTGACCTTTATGTAATTGTACATGACAACACCACACAATGCTGCAGGCCAAATTGACTGGTCAGCTAAAGCTTCACATTTAAACGCGTATAAAATGCAGTTGCAACTTTGAAACTTTCAAGTTAATATATACGGAGAGCTACCTATGGCATAACCGATTATGTTCAGCCTGGTTATAATAGACTCTGGAAATATAACAGTTGAAAGGGCAATCAATATCCAGTCTTTCAGAACACCAGCAACCCGGATGGTAACTGCTCCAGTTCTACCAATTACTAAGAATATGGAGAAGTTCAACGCCAAAGCACAAAGAGCATTGGAGAAAAAGATCCAGAAGTTGAACTGAAACTGTGAATACTCTATTGCAGACTTCTCAAGTAACAACCAGGGCACAAACAGGAAGACAAAActgcaaaaataaattaaacaataaTGGTGAGACGCTGAAGCAATGGCATGCACAACCATCAAGGGAAAAATCTATTGAGTACAGAACTGTGTTTAAATCGCATGCATCCATCAATAAGACGTAGAACTTCATCAGAATAAGGATGTAAAAAGGAGCGGAGATTTCCCATGGTACAGATGGATCGTTCATACACTCACTGTAAATTTACTATGTTTCATCCTCTAAATTATGAATCTCAGCCATATAATACAAGTTACAGATTCAGATACTCAACATTTACAATAAATAATAAGTAAAGAATAATTTCATTCACCATCAGAACTAAATTCTGGAAATGAATCACTATTCTCTATCAAGATTGTTATGGATGACAAAGAACTAATATACTTCTTATTCATACTTTGCAATTGGAAAAAATATTGTTTGCCAAAATTCTAACTCCTATAATGCATATAAGTCCAAGCATCACAGTATAATACCTGCATGGGGCAATATAGTACAAGCTGGTGATCGGATTTAGAGTCAAGCCCTTCTTCTGTAGAAGGACTTGTGTCAAGACCAGCCTGAGAGCTTCTGCAAAGATGCCTGTAACCTGGTAAACTGTACCAACTACATTAAAATGAATCTCCCCGTATGAGGAAATGACAACTCCAACGCTGACCAGCAACATGTTTGTGAACACGTCGCACCTTGCTTTGTCAGTGCCACACAATACAGCCATGATAAAAGTAGCCACTGGCACTGCAGTATTGAATGTAGATAGATATAAGCAGTCTTTtattagtgttttaaagtgtaATTATTGTAGTAAAATAGATATCATGAGTCTCTGTCGGTGCATCAGCACACATACTTAGAGCTTTGAGCATTTGGATGAACGCCACTGAAATATGCAAGTAAGCAGTGTTTCCAAACCTGTAatacagaaaaagaaaagttcatAACTAAAAAGCTTGAATTCTCGTCTTGACTCTTGATAAGTACAATTTACAACAAAGCAAAACTTGACAAGCATACAATTCCTAAATGTGGCCATTGCATTTGAGCCCAAATCTAGACAACTCAACCGTACAAGGGACACCAATTCTTGAAGGAAGTTCGGACATTCTACACCAGGGAATCTAAGCATACGTTCattttttaacacaaaatgAGAAATAGTAAGAGAACAGATTGGCACAAGTAACATGAGGTCTCTAAGCATTTTAGTACTTTCATTGttaagcggtaggtctcgggttcgagacttgggagcagcctctccataaaatgggggtaaggctagccgacattcacctctcccagaccctgcgtaaagcgggagccttgtgcactgggtacgaccattGTTAAGCGGCATAAGCCTGGTAACTGGTTACAGTCAAATCTGAAAAATTGACCGTAACCTTTTCATCAAATATGACAAGAACGATCTAAGCTCTCTCCTGAGTTTGAACAGTGACAGAAGACAAGATACATGATGCTTATCCATGCCCTTATTGATAGCATTATTAGCCAAAACAACACCCAACTACGTTTACATTTCAGTGCTTACCAAAGACTTGACGCAAAGAAGGCACTGATTGGAATTACACAAGTTGCATATCTGCcacataaaaaaaagaaattagcaaaaaatttggacaaaaaCAGTAATAACAAATTGGAACCCAAGATACAGCCTACATTCTTACATTTCAAATGTCATTTTGACAGGAGCTACAACCTGCGGATTTACagagaaataaataaagagAACAAAAGCAATAAATGAATACAACAGAAACAAAAATATGGAGTATTGATGCAATTTTTGACAAATGCATAACAGAAAACTGATACTTGCATATGATgcagataaaaagaaaaaaaataaagaaactaGAACTACCCCAATCTGCACAATTAAGACAAACTATAAATTTTGAAGTTCAATAAAATTTCAAGATTGGCTTCTATAGCTCCAGTTACAGAGACCTCCAAATAAATCTTACTTCACTCTGGCCATATAGGGCATCAATTACATGTCTTGTCACACTATAGACTAATTTAACCCACTATCTTTTTGGCAGTCACCCTTCTCATTCAGATATGGGTAGCATGAGTGTCAAAAACATTCATGTATTAGCTACTGATAAGAGTAAATTAAGGAAAAGCAAAAGAGGATGTAAGAATCGTAATGGACACCAACTCCGCCAAGAGCTTAAGGTAACCAAAGTGATGTGAATCAATAGAAGACTTCCAGTCATATAAAGTTAATAGCAATAAGTAATATGTCAGAGAAATTATGTGCTATCACTTCGACTATCGACTAAAAGAAAATCCACGACCTGTCTACATGTTCAACTGGCTTGACACGGATACTAGCACTGATGTCAAAAGTAATTAACAGATATAAAAAGCATATCCAAAAGTAAATAGTCATACCTTGAAAACACGAACAAGAAAAAATGCTACTAGTCCAGAAAATCCCATATGAATCATCGTAAGTGTTATGGGTAATGGAAAATTGAAGTATTTTGGAGACAGAACCCACTGCAAGGAAATTCACACAGAAAATAATCAGTAAAACAAGAAGGGAAATTATACCTTGAGTTTCAGTGTAACCATATAGACTATCGATGACCACAATGTAGATATAAACAGGCAAATCAGTAATGGGCAAGATATACAAATGAAGTACTGAGGAGGAAGTACCTTGTTGTACAATATAACGCCGGACGAAAGCAGAATGTAGATGAATAGGTAAAAATAAGTCAGCAACAGCGGTTTGCTGATCATCTTGggcattttttcttttatcaaacGACCTAATGTATGGTTTTCTGGCCTTTAGACCATCTTATGTAACATTTTTCACACCGAAAACGGCAAAATTAGCCACAAATGTTATGCAGTCCTAAACCCAGAAGAGGACCTCCTCATGCCCACAATCACAGATTTGTATGACGATCAGATATCGCAATGGCTGCACTGATTCGAATGCTTAAATCCTGAAAGTGAAGGCACAGTGAGAAGAACGTACTACAGTAGCATAAACAATAACCAAACAACAAGGAAAGCATCAAacgtttatttattaaaatagcATGAACTGGTATAGAATCAGTATTAAAAGTGGAAGCTGAAACCAAATTGGGCATATGGGCAAGCACAGAATCTGATCCAAAACAATTAGCAAcaagcattcaacaaaaaatcaatCAGTGGTTTCTTCAAGAACTAACAAAACCAACATTTCCCAATTGAAAACCGAAACGGGCAGATCTAAAACggacccaaaacaaaaaaactgagAAGAACCCAATTCAGATTCTGATCCAAAACAGAAAACCCATGTCGAATTCAAGACGAAGGAGCTTACCCGACAGTCGAAATCAACTGAAACTGGCTTCGAATCTGAAAAACCCCGCTCAATTTCAGAGATCTATCCACTTgggaaagaagagaaagagacagagtgagagaaagagggagagagaaatggGATCAGGGACTGCGGGAAATAGTTGGTGACAGTGGGTGGGTAAATGAGTACAATAAATAAGCCTGGGAAAGCTAAGAGAGGGAAGAACGTGCGGTTATCGATAAATCACAGAGAGATAAAGAACGTGGGGTTGCCTGaatcagaagaaagaagggaaaTTTACAACTAATAACAAGTAAACAAGCAAAGAAAGCAAGCAAGAAAGAAAGGGGCCTGCTTTGCCTTCCTTCTCGTACCCAATGGGAGAGAGACAATCCAACAGTATCTTAGGCCGAAGAAAGACCAAGCGTTATCGGCCTCGCTCACTATGTCTGTTTGCGACTTACTGGCTTTGGTTGCTACAGACGGAAGAGacggaagagagagagtgaagaaACAAATAAGCGTTTTTGCTCTCTACTATTTTAAacgtttttatatttatttatttttaacaatcGATATTATTTCCATTAAAGAAATTTAATCTTACAATGAAttagtaataatttaattttagtttgACCCGTTTAATTGATATGGTAAATTTAGATCCATTGGGCCCACATTGCACTTATTTGTGTCTTCATGACTTGCATAAAACAAGTTAATTATCATCGTAACGTTCTGaattaataatgtgtaaatttAGTTAATAAGTACaacggtctaatgatattcttcttcatttataagtgagagttcttaggttcgaatctcgtgaatgGCGAATTTGGTACCAAATTAGCCTGCTCATTGTGGGGCTTAGTTGAACTTCCCATCCCtagtataaaaatatcaatgtactaaaaaacaaagaaaataataatgtgtaaatttATCTTggtatattattttgttattagaCCAAGACGCAACATGATGATAAACTTATTCCATACAAGTTGCTCTCGTTCTCAAGACCTCTCTTAAATCAGTCACTCACTCATTGTGCGAATCGGGTATGCATGTCAAATTGTCAATCTCATGATTAAAGAATAAACCATATTGCAACTGTATAGAGTTATGCACTTTACATTAGTATTACCAATGTCCTCAAATGACCTATTGCTCACGCGTGTGTAAGTGATTCATTATCGTAGATATATACAGATCATATAAAAAGTTCATACATTACGTGCACTCACCAGAGACAAACCCTAATTCTCTTTTTACAGTACTAAATTATCATCATATGTCGAATCGTAaccctaatttaaaaaaaaaacgcatGACACACATACTAAGGATGGTAAGcaaaattattttcaattaCTTCTCAATTGAGTACTAGGATAGCTACCTCCAAAGTTGCCAAGTTGGAATGGTTAGTTGGTTGGGGTTTGGACTGTCCTTTGTCCTAGAAATAATATAGTGGTTGGTTGGTTCATAGTTTTAGTTTTGCCCTGGCTGTATCTGGATTCAGATATAATGACATTCCAACTACAACTAAATTCATTAGTCAAACTACAACCTTAGAGGTCTTTCCCCTCTGCTGCTAATAATAGAAATGCAAATC is a window from the Malus domestica chromosome 16, GDT2T_hap1 genome containing:
- the LOC103452724 gene encoding probable sugar phosphate/phosphate translocator At3g17430, whose protein sequence is MPKMISKPLLLTYFYLFIYILLSSGVILYNKWVLSPKYFNFPLPITLTMIHMGFSGLVAFFLVRVFKVVAPVKMTFEIYATCVIPISAFFASSLWFGNTAYLHISVAFIQMLKALMPVATFIMAVLCGTDKARCDVFTNMLLVSVGVVISSYGEIHFNVVGTVYQVTGIFAEALRLVLTQVLLQKKGLTLNPITSLYYIAPCSFVFLFVPWLLLEKSAIEYSQFQFNFWIFFSNALCALALNFSIFLVIGRTGAVTIRVAGVLKDWILIALSTVIFPESIITRLNIIGYAIALCGVVMYNYIKVKDVRASQLPSESIPERVSKDWKLEKKASDIFVPGGTGSASDGVDEETPLTQSTRLSHIGRTQAGNYAA